AAATGATTGACAATAACAAGTACAGCGGTATCAGTTACTTCACATTTTTGGAGCCAATGAAACTGTTCAAAGTTTTTgttgttaatatatttctgataTAACTCTATATTGGTAATGAAACCAAATATCTTTGCTTTTGCATCGACAAGTCTTTTATTTGGTTCTTGAAGTTgcttatttaatatatttagtttttcAAAGATATCGGCTAAATAACTTACAAATGCTTTACCATCGATTGTTAACAAATACTTCATTTCAGGTTTGTCGCTTAAAAAATCACTAAGAGTATCAAATAGTTGCATAAATCTTTTCAAGCAGTTTCTTGCCTTACTTCAGTATGAAGTATAAGTCTCACATGGTCTTCATTTTGTTCTTCACAAAATAACTTGAACAGACGCTCACATTTGGCACTAGCTTTAATAGCATTAACACACTTTATTATTGCATGTAGTACTTCATTTAGAACACTCGAGATATTTTTAGCTACCAAGTTTTCCTTATGAATAACACAATGTACAATAATCATTTCTAGATTTGCatcttttatcaattttaagcAGCCATTTTTCTTGCCCATCATATTAGGGGCGCCATCTGCAGTACAAgatgttatatttttcattgataaatcATTGACATCTAAGTAGTTTTTTAaacttattatatatatatctttggAGGTAGTGGTGTTTTCTAATCTTTTACAGAACAATATTGCTTCAGCAAAATGCCCTTCATCAATATATCTTACATAGGTTATCAATACTGCCTCACTGTCTCTCAAAGTTGATTCATCCATTTGTACtgagaaattttttattttcagcttTTCAACAAGTTGTTTCTCAATATCTTTACTCATTTCGTCTATTCTTCAGCTAACAGTATTGTTACTGAGTGGCATAGCTTTTACACCTTTGTCATCTTTTTCCAGAACCGTTTTAAGAAATGCTGATATTGACGGTTTTATCAAATTCTCTCCTATAGTGTGATTTTTTCCAGTTTTAGcgattaataaagaaatttgataACTAGGCTCAGAAAGACGATTATTTGTTAAAGAACGAGCAGTAAATAGAGACTGTAatgttgttcttttttcaaacttttcctttaaagtattaaaataactcAAATCTGAATTTATATGAGCACTATGTTTCGCTTTCAAATGCGCCTCAAGACGACCTCGTTTCATTCATTCGTTGGTCAAGCATTGCTGGCATAAAAGACAAAATGGCATCCGCTCATCGTGAACAGCGAGTATGAAcccaaattttaaatattcctccGAATATTGACgagtttttttcttgtttgttccacttattttattatgggctaaaaaaaatcaattaaaaaacaatgtaataaaatatgtgttaaaattaattcaatatgaCAGAATAAACGTATGCTcaaagaaacatatttatttaaatgtatataatacattaccgatatttttttttcacttgacaaaaatttttggaaagtTAAATgcttctaaaattaaaataaatataaataaaatcaaatacttatcaattatatctatacaatatatatatatatatatatttgttaaatcaaCGATTAATTGACGGAcacttatttcaaattaacacCAACTGAATGATGTGAAACACTACAGAAGTTGAGTTGGGCCAATTAGGTGCGAACAACGCCGTTGTTTAGCGAGTTTTAAAACGTCCGGGGTTCCCCGCGACAGGCGGCACACTCCGCGGTGAATCTCCGACGAACAGGGGCGGACTGGTGATTTTACCTGAACCCAGCCCTAtatgggggggggggtaaattttcacttttttacgtattttattatcatacaCAAAACGTGCATTTCAATAATGcacaaagtattttttttttaattaaaaaaaatttgtctacccAGGCCTGCCCATAACTCGACCGGCCCACCGGTGATTGCACCGATAGGCTTATATGGCCAGTCCGCCCCTGCCGACGAAGTTTACTTGACGACTCTAATTACCCAGTTGATATTTTGGTAACGTCAAACGAAATTAtacctaataattatttacagcattttttaaagaatttgccttttttgttaaatttgtcaCCGATATCTAgcattgcatttaaataatccaaagcgaaagggttaaagtcgTGTCGAgtccatttttaaattgccCCCCTTAACTATCAAATTACCCCCCCGTGGGGCGTGGGCCCCAGGTTGGGAAACACTGCTTTAGATTATCGAGACACGCGATACGAGCGATCAACGATTGTTGAATGCCGATCGATAATCGAGGGCGTTTTGCTTGACTATGTTCTTCCAGCGACTTGAGGCACTCGTTGCATCGTTCTTCCCACGTGAGGTAATCTTCTTGCGAAGTCAATCGATCGGCCTGATACCACAATTGACGTTCCATTTCCAAGAGTTCTTTCATGGTTGCACTCACTTCTTCGCTGGAGGCCACTACAGAACGGTTTGAATGCAGTTCAGTCTGcagcacaatttttatagtcTAGGCCACTTGATTCTGTCACGTGATTTTGTCACATGATATGCCTCTGCAGACTTTAACAGACTTGGCCAGACTAGATTCTggtaaaacgaacgaaatccCAACTCCAAAGCTCTACTGGTAGACGTTCGTGTCAGAATATTGAAGACTTTTTTGACTACTATGTCGCCCTCTTTGAAATCGTTCCAAAGGCGATAAGGCTTGTACACGTATGCCAATATGTCGCAAGGTTCCTCATCCTCCTGTAACCATGATGGCGTTCCCGATTCGGTTGTTGACAGCGACGGTGATTTTGGATGGTCTTCGATTAAGCAACACACTGTCCAGTTTATGTTTTTCCGAAAAACGTTGCTCATCAGGTGATCAATGGTTTGCactccttctttggaaaaatgtttaatatcgtGTTGGAAGATATTGGCGAACGCAATTTCCTGGAGGGATGGTACACGCACAGTTGACA
The genomic region above belongs to Hylaeus volcanicus isolate JK05 unplaced genomic scaffold, UHH_iyHylVolc1.0_haploid 11865, whole genome shotgun sequence and contains:
- the LOC128882457 gene encoding SCAN domain-containing protein 3-like, which translates into the protein MSTVRVPSLQEIAFANIFQHDIKHFSKEGVQTIDHLMSNVFRKNINWTVCCLIEDHPKSPSLSTTESGTPSWLQEDEEPCDILAYVYKPYRLWNDFKEGDIVVKKVFNILTRTSTSRALELGFRSFYQNLVWPMASSEEVSATMKELLEMERQLWYQADRLTSQEDYLTWEERCNECLKSLEEHSQAKRPRLSIGIQQSLIAHGAPNMMGKKNGCLKLIKDANLEMIIVHCVIHKENLVAKNISSVLNEVLHAIIKCVNAIKASAKCERLFKLFCEEQNEDHVRLILHTEVSDFLSDKPEMKYLLTIDGKAFVSYLADIFEKLNILNKQLQEPNKRLVDAKAKIFGFITNIELYQKYINNKNFEQFHWLQKCEVTDTAVLVIVNHLNILSADLKERFSDLKQIDLSTWMMQPILVDLSNISNMQYQEEFAELQNDESVKTLFNIKGAMAWLCEETEIKYPNATKCARKLLLPFPSSYLAECGFSAVNDLLIKKRNRLDITQRGDLRLKLSKLEPNIKSLCSKHQAQGSH